A genomic stretch from Malus domestica chromosome 15, GDT2T_hap1 includes:
- the LOC103401410 gene encoding microtubule-associated protein RP/EB family member 1C, producing the protein MATNIGMMDGAYFVGRTEILAWINSTLRLNLSKVEEACSGAVHCQLMDAVHNGIVPMHKVNFDAKSEYEMIQNYKVLQDVFNKLKITKHIEVSKLVKGRPLDNLEFMQWMKRYCDSVNGGSMNNYNALERREACKGGREACKVGKEGNKRGAQLQSSAKGSAAPQRSQSSHNARRNDVAPSVISTSQSGKTLRPSSSGGPTTPAYDEQITELKLSVDSLEKERDFYFAKLRDIEILCQSPEIEHLTVVAAIQKILYATDDNASVVAEAQAMLSAPQKEVEPLSPIAEASDEKASSETQKRKTYLNLDVNAAAMTTLSPKQRISDASDVHCSGSPLMTY; encoded by the exons ATGGCGACGAATATTGGTATGATGGACGGCGCTTACTTCGTAGGCAGGACCGAGATCTTGGCCTGGATCAACTCAACTCTCCGTCTCAATCTCAGCAAAGTGGAGGAG GCGTGTTCCGGTGCCGTTCACTGCCAACTCATGGATGCCGTTCATAACGGTATTGTGCCGATGCACAAGGTCAATTTTGATGCCAAGAGCGAGTACGAGATGATTCAGAACTACAAGGTCCTTCAGGACGTTTTCAACAAACTCAAAATCACTAAG CACATTGAAGTGAGCAAGCTTGTGAAAGGAAGGCCGCTCGATAATCTGGAGTTCATGCAATGGATGAAGCGGTACTGCGATTCTGTCAATGGAGGCAGTATGAACAA TTACAATGCTCTGGAGAGGAGAGAAGCTTgcaaaggagggagagaagcTTGCAAAGTTGGGAAAGAAGGAAACAAGAGAGGTGCCCAATTGCAATCATCAGCTAAGGGTTCAGCAGCTCCCCAAAGATCTCAGTCCTCCCACAATGCTCGAAGAAATGATGTAGCACCTTCTGTGATCTCCACAAGTCAATCAGGGAAGACCTTGAGGCCTTCTTCCAGTGGAGGCCCTACAACCCCTGCGTATGATGAACAG ATCACGGAGTTGAAGCTGTCGGTGGATAGCCTTGAGAAGGAGAGGGACTTCTACTTTGCGAAGCTCAGAGATATTGAGATACTTTGCCAGAGTCCTGAGATTGAACACCTAACT GTTGTTGCTGCTATACAGAAGATTCTATATGCTACCGATGATAATGCATCGGTGGTGGCAGAAGCTCAAGCCATGCTGTCTGCCCCCCAAAAGGAAGTGGAGCCCTTGAGTCCAATTGCTGAAGCTTCAGATGAGAAGGCGAGTTCAGAGACACAAAAGAGGAAAACTTATCTCAATCTGGACGTCAATGCTGCTGCCATGACGACATTATCTCCGAAACAAAGGATCTCCGACGCTTCTGATGTCCATTGTAGTGGGTCACCCCTTATGACTTACTGA